Below is a genomic region from Biomphalaria glabrata chromosome 3, xgBioGlab47.1, whole genome shotgun sequence.
ACAGGGATTCAAACTGAAGTAGTTCAGCATTGCTAAGTACGAAGCATCTGCTTTATATCCTGAAGCTATGTTTTCATTAGTGTCTAACTTATTCatcttaaaaatgataatgtaaAGGTTAGACAGTACTCATTTTGTTGGTCACATACCACACCTTTGTGAGTAGAGAAAGAAACCAAATTCAAATAGATTTTGgaaattttaagtttgtgtagATTTCTTAACAGTAGCTGCATGGATCATGCACTGATATGCAGCAAGGAGGTTAATATTCAATTACGCAAGCAAAgcatttgtttgttattgaaaacttatttttaaagccatcttaaatttaataataaccATAGACTTAAACTGTGAGAcatagtggctgagtggtaatgcATTTCGCTTCCCAACGGAGGTGTCCCTGCTTTGActctaggtgaagactgggatttttaagttCGGGATCTTTATGGTGCCTCTGTGTCGACCCAATTCTattgagtacctgacattagttggggaaaagtaaaggcagttggtcattgtgcttgcTATATGACACGCTCACTAGCTGTGGGTCATAGGAACAcatgacctttacgtcatctgccccaTACATCATATGGTTTGAAAAGAACTTCACTTACTTTGTACTTAAATTAAtaccacacaaaataataattttttttttaaaacaatgctaTTATTAAAATGCACTAAATAGACAAATCAAAGCATTGGGTGTGTTTAGTATGAGTTAAAGTGAAACTCATGCCCaacactgatttttttttttttgctattttattttctactttttagtgccttttaatataagcttttttttttttttaaattatttatgccTTTTTAGTCTTATATGTCTACAATCATTTTGACCACTATTGCTACTAAAACAAGGTAACGATCAGAAAGAATGTTAGTGACACAAACACTGAACTTATTTGTGTCacactttggccttaccattcgCCAAGAAAATTCACACAGGTATGTTACATGTGTAGGGTTATTGTTTACATACCACCCATGACTTATCTCCCTTATGCTTAGTACATTTTCtctataaaaatgaaattaattaattatgactaattgattaactaattggttgattttttttgttttactgattcatgtgttgtcgtCTAGCAAGAGCTTATAATGATGATTGGATGAGTTGAACTGGTTTAAAACCAATTGCgaaaatacaaatatacaagAAACATACAGCGTGACTCTAAGCATTAtaaaaaaaggctttttttttttttttttacttttccagGAAATCTGTACACTTATAAGCTCCAGGCAAGAGAAGAGCCCCCTTCCCAGGATCAACAGTGTGGAATGCTTTTCTTCCTTGGTCTCTAAATGCATAGGTCCTGGGTTTTTTGGCCAGTTCTGATAGGAAATCAATAGTATCATACGCTCCTGGCGAGGGTGTAACCTGACAATGTAAACAAGACACTCAATTTTATTACTGACTGAAGGACTATTTAAATTAAAGATATTGTATAATTAATACGACTATTTGGTCATGTGGTGTGTGCTAGACTAGACTGTCTCAATTGTCCCTGGTTCAAACACTCCACACAATTATCCCCCTCACCCAGCAGAaggactaggatgtaataatctttaaatttgaagcaacatttaaaacatgtcaaataaacaagaaacataaatgccatttttttaaaatatgattgaATAACTGCCGGGTTCAGCTTCTCTGGTACTGATCTAAATTAGATCAGGCACTATGGGACCAAAATACCCCCTCAAAAAGTAGGAATTAGGTCTGTCTCAGCCTGCTAAATTTTGAAATATGATGTATCCCAGCTGTGTATATGTCTTGTAAAGTTTTGGTGTTTTTGCACCATTTCTTCATCTGCAGCGCAATGCAAGTCCATGCACAGTTGATCAACAATAAATTCTTCTTTGGtctcatttttatattttaaggtTCAGACGAATAGTCCTAAATCTGCGATAAACTGTACAGTGGTTTCCATAATCTGGCAACTCTCCATgcagtttttgttctatagagGGGTTCTGGGGTCAGATTCTTGTTCAGGCCTCTTGTtagagtatgcagctttgaagacCATGATTGGCATTCAcaggtgatgctccacaagatTGAATCTCACtagtacttatttttttttccagaacatgtgttgtctcattctgttctGTCAGGTTCtgacacaaaatatatattggtCATATCAGaaaagcttataataggcactGTTTTTCTTGAAATagaataaattatataataagaataaaaaacagATTAGCTGCAGTGACTTCAAACTAACATTGCCTGGATATATCTATGAAAGTAAAATAGTAATATAGTTACATCTCTCTTGCATATTCTCCCCTAGATCTCTGttatatcaagaaaaaaaaagtgataacaTTTTAGCACACTTATATTGATGAAACGCTTCtattttctttgtaatttaTCACCCCTCATAGACGCTACCTCTTCTCCACAATCTTTCCCTTACACAGAGGTATGGAGCAAGCAAACCTTGAAACACATATAATCCAGAAATATTTGCATTCATAATTTTCATTTTACTTGcacattttcattttgttttgatgcAATCTTTCCAATTGTACATGTATGTACAGTGTAGCAACCAATTGATGCTATATCAAATACACTATTTATGGAATGATAAGATAATTTTGTTtagttaaattataaataaatacatatatacctTAGGGAGAGGGGGGATGCCTCAGTGATAAAGTATTTTGCTTCGTCTGAGGGGGGTCtcaggttcgaatctctgtgatgGCTGGGGATCTTGAATTGTGGGATTTTTAGGATGACCCCTTAgttcatccaactctaatgggttcctgacattggtttgggtaaagtaaaggtagttggtcattgagctggcaacatgacacccttgttagtcagagaaatagatgacctttacatcatctgccccatagattgcattACTTGTACTGCACTTACCTTCAACTCTGCTCTCCACCAGTGTTCTCTGTCAGTAATAGGACTTTCATAAACATCACTAAGAACAGTTCGCTCcttgaaataaatgaaaaagaaacaagtagcattaaaaaaagttttaaaaaaaatacatttctccTTTATGACGCAGATGGTGGTCTATAGcttctcattctatttatttcttgtaatgcttcaatattgcaagaagtctttccagtAAAATTTCCACAATCAAGTTCTTCTATTAACAGTCCAGCTAATGATTTTTACATAAGATGGTGCACAAAATGTCCATTCTTTACTGAATaactgtggcattttacatttCGAAACAcaatcttttccttttgcaacttattgtgtgactaaagaggtcaatccttgatacacagctgcggtcaccaGGTGGCGTTGCaatttcacccttctttctaatactgttgtgtatggcatctgctaTCCGGGACTCTTCCTTTATGCTCcatctccatgtggatctatccaatgccacattttcccaactgttagtgtcaattttgaagagcttcatgtcgcgtttgcatacatcagtataccttaaaagtggaTAACCAGCGACTCTCCTGtcttctgttagatcaccattagaatgtcttgtggaagtcaacCTTGTGGCATTCTATGAATGTGACCAggcatctgctgctgataacagctCTGAATAACGTACAAAGAAGTGCAGTTTATTCCCACTGAAGCTGAGAcgtgtttaaaattaaaaagacatgagtcaaatttaatttgtaagatttttacatttttcccaaacatacataaactgtcacATTCATCAAATACCCAGTGTCCACTCATCTGTAAAAACCCATGAAAAGAttgcaagctaataagaggaattttaaaaaaaggtggcaagctaataagaggaattttaaaaaaaggtccaatcttatttaaatatgatcaattaaaaacatttgtgtCTGCAATCCTTTGAGGGAGAAACTATCttcttcaattttttaaaaatagtttcaaagttgttgttttttttttgtaagaaagtatttataaatgtgtttttacaaattAACTGCAATATTgcagatcaattttttttctcctcaaattcatttaaaaatagttttcatttttaaaataccagCACCATAgaaaacatatagatctaggtcaggAGCTGTAAGAGAAGCACAAGACGAACTTGGTTTTGGAATAATTAacatattgctttttttttttattacttttgtatttgTCTGGTCTAAAATGGAATAAGGTCACACTCGCCCAAGACCTTCCTTGGTGGAAAATCTTGTGATTTATTAGGCTATAAGATGTTTGgattaaaatgttaattattaaaGATTAATAACAGAAATGAAGGCAAAGTGAACAGCAGGCCCTCTAGGATGTAGCACATTGATATTTGTGCAACAGAATCTTTTACATAAGACTTACATTTCACTTGACAGTTTCAGACTTTCCTTTCCTTTCCTTATTAGCTCAAACTTCCTCTAGGAATGCAGGGgacataattaataaattgaacTCTGGACCACACAGCAGACAAACCTAAGATGAGGCAGCTGCCTTTAAGTATATTagcaatagatctaaatactttgTCATCTTGTTTGTACAGGAGACAATGCACAATATTGCGAATGTCATCCAAGCTACTGAGCTAAGTACTTATTTTAAAGTGACATGTGTGCTGAGAGAAACATATCTTCTTATCCTATAAATTACatacattcttttattttaaaaaaacacattatcttAGAATCCCATCCAAGCCtaatttctaaagtttgtattTCTGCCTGGTCAtatgctctggactgtcattaaGTGGTTTTGATGATGTCCTGTAGGAGGTTTGGGGCTAGGATGTCAttatttatattcaaatctgaaggaacatcccaaatgtaaaacattttacaaaagtaTTTGTAGCCTTTAGCCCTGCatgtagaatctagactagatctagagtatatcttcttttttgaagtaacgtctgtattatataagataatatctaGAACAGTTATTGCACAAACTGAAACTCAGTTTAAACAATTGCTGAATTGcttatattattaaatctaaataAGTAAGGTCTATTTAAAATTACCTCCCATGGATGGTGATAAACCTTTGTAGTTGTGTTTGATGCTGTTTGTGTTCCGGTGATGGTTTCGCTAACTAAACTAGCTTTATTGGAAATGTTTGGCTTTCCAACAATATTGCTACTTCTACTTCTAGATATTGCATATAATGATCGTTTAAAGAGTtcattagttactggcttagcATTTAGATTGGCATCTCTGAGTGAAGTCATTTTAGTTGCATAACAATTGAAGACGGTATTTGAAGACTACAAGATTACCATTATCATTATAACCATAGGCATAGGGTGTAATCTGAACTGTGAACTGTAAATGTTATCTTTTTAATAACTTTGTTAGTTTGTATTCAATGCGCATGGCAATGAGCGTCCCTGGAAACATTTATTTCCTGTTGTAAATTTAAAAGTTGAATCTAATTAAGATGAAGGTAATCACATCACTTTGCCACAGGatagtctagatatatttatgatacatctaaatctagattacaGATCTAGAACCTACATTTCATGCATAATTCGCTGGCTGTATGGAAATCTAAACTAAGGCCGGAGAGCCGctggtatagatctagatctactaatggagagttaaaaacaaacaaactaggaTTTGATTTGGCAATTTGTACATATGTCAGTTAAAATATTAGAAATAACGTCtaagacagcggttctcaacctttttttgctCGGCGACCAATTTTTACCATTCCTCACTACaccacgaccccccccccaagtaaattattttcattcattAGTATAGGCCTAAGTAGCTGTGCTTTCATTAATATAAATGTAGAAAGCTCGACAACTGATGTAAAAACGAAAATTGGGGTAtcccaaaaataaataaataaaattagtggaaaaagctacataaatgcatattctattctattctatggCCTCATTCAGTCGCGACTCGCGTgtcgactatggatcatctaaTGGAAACAGGATGAATGCCTGcatgggcattagctgtggtcggaacgatgtcgcccactcaccatttcccccctctccacgcagctgatgtattcaAAGCAACGGCAGTGCCGACACAGTTTGGGGTCATATTACATACGGTAtgtaagaaatgtaaaaaaaaaaaaatacattttgttgaaGGAGCGTTACATTTGATTATAACTTTTtagctaaaataaaatttaaaaagggatTTTAAGAGTGTATTTTTTTGACAGGCTCAACTCGCACAAATTATGAGTCGGTTTCTTTTCATTGTGATGATATTCATTTCGGCAATTAATTCACGTTGTACCAAATAAGAACTTATATGGATATATATAAAagagttttttattttgcttgttattattACAGTATAAATCATTCATACAAACACGTAGGCCTACACGTTTTCGCGATGATAATcgagcgagggtgtcatgtgaacAGCACAGAGGCGgcctaaaaatcccagcctttacAGAGATTCGAGCCTGATAATAACGTTAACACAATGATATGAGGAACAGATATGCTAAAAGCTCACACGTTTTTTTATGGCAGGCATTTGAGAAGGATGTTAATGTGGTCaacaccctaaccctaactaaTGCCATGAATGAAAGAGCTAGCTGAACTAGAATTGTGGATCTCAGCCATCACAAGAAATGTAGATTAGTGGACCAGCACTCTGTTCCTACATTTGAAAGCATTtggttttgaaattaaacttttgTTCTCAGGTTTTgggacaggggcggactggctatatgggcattcaggCAAATGCCCAGTGGGCCGGTAGGACCACCTAAATGGCCTCATGAATGCTACTATAGAAAGTATAAATTGTTAAAGGCGTTAAAGTATTCCGTTGTAAAAGATGCCCTTTGAGTGTCGTGTTAAAGAATAAAAACCTTGAACACTCTACTgtgtaatgctaatttaatctctgaaggcgttcagcatagacccagccacctgggagacagaggcacatgacagagcatcatggcgtcgcactgtgaaaactggcgcacatgTTGCttaggaaaagagaacaacgctggcagaagaaaaacgctagagaagaaaagcaaggccaatgacactagctccaactgGAATAACATGcgcagtgtgcagccgaacattcctggctcacataggtctcaccaaccacatgaggaggcataaaaccccagtgcaaagccctcagccccctggatgacaaagtggtcatcatcgaaccacgatggacgaactatataattTAATCTATcccattttccgaaataatgtaatagaacacccgtagacagtgctacaaGTTGGCTTCATCCCTAAGGGCCTACTCAGTTAGCGACTAAAAAGCAGCATAAAGATATAGGAGTTTACTATATGCATGCGTTAAATTATcgatatattatcaaacttaacaaaatGATTTTAAGGAGAGATGGAACTAGAATTGGATGCCGGTCATATATATGATATACAAGATATAGGCCGAATGGTATAAAAATGCCATAgccgattttgacacctagTCCGTCCCTGTTTAGGCCTTaggcagtgggccccgcactaaattctaggtgtaatttattaaattaaaacagcctcttgaaaatcttttaaatagcaaaatgtacgaaaagtcctggaaatctgaaattattcaaatctaaaaaattgtcattttggggtgccaaacaaacaatacaaaatgttaattttgacattatgtttATCCCTAACCCAGAGTGGGCCCCTGTTGGACTGGTAACCCACATCCCAAAGAAAAAGTGTGTCAAATAGGTCTACCGGtatagcaaaaaataaaaatgcaacgTATATTATAAAGATTTCTAGAcattggtggctgagtggctttCGAACGTAGGGGTttcgggttcaaatcttggcCAACCAACCAAATGGGTCCATGACGTTATTTGGGAAAATTAAGGGCAGTTGGCTTTTGTTCTTGccacatgcccccccccccctcattaaCAGTCGGCCTACGAAACAGATGACATGTGGCAAGAACAAAAGCCAACTGCCTATtgacatcgtctgccctatagatcgcaaggcatGACAGGGGTACTTTGATGAAATAACATACTGAATGTGGGACGATGTTTAATACAAGTTGGTCTAATTGTGTAAGCCCATGTCAACAGAACCAAGAGTCCCACGAGATAATTTACTTTTATCAACAGCCTTTTATGAAATGTGTTAACAAGGTAAACTGTTCACCAGTAAAATCTTGTACTGTAACAGCGTTTACTTATGTATTTTCTAATAGTCACTAATTCATGAACTTTATAAATCTAGAAAATGTGAagaactagtaaaaaaaaagagatattaTGTAGACAACTGGTAGCATCTTATAGATTAGATCACATGCATGACAATCAGACTTTAATTCTGCTaactcattggttttcctggatgattCAGGCTAgcgtatgaaataagaaatgtttcttaatcttagtattttattagacaGAGTGTTTGTAAATGATGGTtgagtgttttatatattattgctACTTCACCTTTTTAGGTCTTCTGTCCTGAACGATTTTACTAGACAAATGTGAATGTTAGCTTGTTATAAATATGGCTCTATTTtgcgtctgttctagtttctctgTTTTCATGAGTCGATAAGCCCCAAACGGAGGACACATTCTAAAATTGGTCTAactctaaccaaggttaaatagaatttcaattttgtatttgtctgatttgtacaaaaaaaattttttaatacatcattagactttgatttaaaataattctcATGACGCTTCAATAAATACAAATCCTAGCTGTTTCAAGTTTTACCACGAATAAGTTTTTATGTTGTTACCCATTATTTATTGGGAAGAAAGACATGCTCCATTATGATTCCTATTTCATTTAATTCTCTGTAAAAATCTCAGGATCTTGCTTTTAATTGTATAATAGGCATaacatttgcaaaaaaaaatggtaggtcatttatgtaaattaaacaCTTCCTAGGAGTGATTTAGTCTAGATTATTCTCTCCTGAATCCATTGGTGTAACGGACGTTTttaaatggattgttttgtattttctttttgtcccATTCCCTAGTTGAATACGTGTTCATTTCTGAAAAATGTTAGTACAAGTTTTCCCCCctggttattttatctttgcTAGCTTGAGTTTTATATGACCAAATTCCCCTTTCTTTATGTGATTCAAAGTAAGATCTTTAAGCAATCTTGTTTCACTTTACAAATTTGGacctttagtaaaaaaaaaatcaagaataatttcttttcattgactgcatgtttattaaaaaataccAGATCTATATAGAAGTAAAAAATGAGAAACTATGTATACATACTGAGGAAGAAGTGTGGATAATTCATCATGTGTAATGAGCCAATAGTTAGTACCATTGTCATTAGTAATAGACGGTTGCAATGATCTATCTTAGGCATACAGATCATTGAAAGATGTGCTCCATGATCATCTTCTAAAATGTCTTGACTAGATAAAATAGTCATGAAAACACTGAAGTTACAAGAAAAAACTCTAAGATGtatatgtgtttgtttagtCTAAGAAACCAGTGATTAGTCCTATGCATTGTACAAATGGGTCTATCTAAATACCAcatgagctaaaaaaaaatgtatcctaAGTTAGAGGAATGCTTATAATGTTTAATTTCTATATATAGTGCACatgaaacaaaactaaagaTGTAgagcaataacattttttattgttcttctacaaagttgttttaaaatacaaacaatacaaaaagaaattatatataGAAGTGAGTGCAGTGAGAGGAATCCAGGTAGTAGTTTAAAGGCGGTaggaaaaaaaagactgaaagaaatggaagagaatCTACTTCTATAAAGACCTTAGATAATAACATGTATTAATGTCATCGCCAGGAATGGAATTCAAACAG
It encodes:
- the LOC106052617 gene encoding protein STPG4-like isoform X2: MTSLRDANLNAKPVTNELFKRSLYAISRSRSSNIVGKPNISNKASLVSETITGTQTASNTTTKVYHHPWEERTVLSDVYESPITDREHWWRAELKVTPSPGAYDTIDFLSELAKKPRTYAFRDQGRKAFHTVDPGKGALLLPGAYKCTDFLENLTKKPATYRFKAESRDAKDYLNFGIKDKAINVPPNAYLVEGYLAVNGEKAPVKNYMFKSQTKRFPTFIFRPRVPDPGLYAKTFQHPMPNTISQLGRQHGLFFTSEFQI
- the LOC106052617 gene encoding protein STPG4-like isoform X1, whose translation is MTSLRDANLNAKPVTNELFKRSLYAISRSRSSNIVGKPNISNKASLVSETITGTQTASNTTTKVYHHPWEERTVLSDVYESPITDREHWWRAELKVTPSPGAYDTIDFLSELAKKPRTYAFRDQGRKAFHTVDPGKGALLLPGAYKCTDFLENLTKKPATYRFKAESRDAKDYLNFGIKDKAINVPPNAYLVEGYLAVNGEKAPVKNYMFKSQTKRFPTFIFRPKEGPSPDAYNVKDTAPKMPAVTSCFRSKTPRFHSVHSRVPDPGLYAKTFQHPMPNTISQLGRQHGLFFTSEFQI